A section of the Saccharopolyspora gregorii genome encodes:
- a CDS encoding DNA polymerase Y family protein, with protein MRRFLVWCPDWPVVAASRADDLDPLAPAAVFTANRVLACSATARDAGVRRGMRRREAQGRCPELVVSEHDPARDARLFEPVVAAVEQLTPGVEVVRPGLVAVPARGPARYFGAEETAAERLVDQVAARTGVECQVGAADGLFAGVLAARRGVLVPPGGSREFLAPLGIGEIDQPAQRLTANRAELVDLLWRLGIRTLGEFAALPPGDVTTRFGSDALLAQRSARGEEERPPDRRRPEPELTVTERLDPPVDRVDAAAFAAKALAERLHRLLAERGVACTRLGIAARTEHGEELHRVWRCAEPLTPADTVDRVRWQLDGWLSARSREPRPTSGVAVLALSPEEVVGAGGLQLDLVRSATGAADARAGRAFVRVQGLLGPDRVLVGVPSGGRDARDRVTLVPWGAERHPRLEPDRPWPGRIPAPSPSVLPEEPWPATVLDESGEPVRLTARAELTAPPRRVLVRGRGREVVGWAGPWPLRERWWDQGPGRREAPLIVRLQVVLAPDTGADESRAGGGQGDRHDQEDQDDPGEVALLLVHEDAAWWVQGVYR; from the coding sequence CACCCGCGGCCGTGTTCACCGCGAACCGGGTGCTGGCCTGCTCGGCGACCGCCCGGGACGCCGGGGTCCGGCGCGGGATGCGGCGCCGGGAAGCGCAGGGCCGGTGCCCGGAGCTCGTGGTGTCCGAACACGACCCGGCGCGGGACGCGCGGCTGTTCGAACCGGTGGTGGCCGCGGTCGAGCAGTTGACCCCGGGCGTGGAGGTCGTGCGCCCGGGGCTGGTGGCGGTGCCCGCGCGCGGCCCCGCCCGCTACTTCGGGGCGGAGGAGACCGCCGCGGAACGGCTCGTCGACCAGGTCGCCGCGCGGACCGGGGTGGAATGCCAGGTGGGCGCGGCCGACGGCCTGTTCGCCGGGGTCCTCGCGGCCCGGCGCGGCGTGCTGGTGCCACCGGGCGGGAGCCGGGAGTTCCTCGCTCCGCTCGGCATCGGCGAGATCGACCAGCCCGCGCAGCGGCTCACCGCGAACCGCGCGGAACTGGTGGACCTGCTGTGGCGCTTGGGGATCCGCACGCTCGGCGAGTTCGCCGCGCTGCCCCCCGGCGACGTCACCACCCGCTTCGGCTCCGACGCGCTGCTGGCGCAGCGTTCCGCGCGCGGCGAGGAGGAACGCCCGCCGGACCGGCGCCGCCCGGAACCGGAGCTCACGGTCACCGAACGGCTGGACCCACCGGTCGATCGGGTGGACGCGGCGGCGTTCGCGGCGAAGGCGCTGGCCGAGCGGCTGCACCGGTTGCTGGCGGAACGCGGCGTCGCCTGCACCCGGCTGGGCATCGCCGCGCGGACCGAGCACGGCGAGGAACTGCACCGGGTGTGGCGGTGCGCGGAACCGCTGACCCCGGCCGACACCGTGGACCGGGTGCGCTGGCAGCTCGACGGCTGGCTCAGCGCCCGGTCGCGGGAACCGCGCCCCACCTCGGGGGTGGCGGTGCTGGCGCTGTCCCCGGAGGAGGTCGTGGGTGCGGGCGGGCTCCAACTGGACCTGGTGCGCTCGGCGACCGGTGCCGCCGACGCCCGTGCGGGACGCGCGTTCGTGCGCGTGCAGGGGCTGCTCGGGCCGGACCGGGTGCTGGTGGGCGTGCCCTCCGGCGGTCGGGACGCGCGGGACCGCGTGACGCTGGTGCCGTGGGGCGCGGAACGCCACCCGCGGCTGGAACCGGACCGCCCGTGGCCGGGGCGGATTCCGGCGCCGTCCCCGTCGGTGCTGCCCGAGGAACCGTGGCCCGCGACGGTGCTCGACGAGTCCGGAGAACCGGTGCGGCTCACCGCGCGGGCGGAGCTGACGGCGCCACCCCGGCGGGTGCTGGTGCGCGGTCGCGGCCGGGAGGTCGTCGGCTGGGCCGGTCCGTGGCCGCTGCGGGAACGCTGGTGGGACCAGGGCCCCGGCAGGCGGGAGGCGCCGCTGATCGTGCGGCTGCAGGTGGTCCTCGCCCCGGACACCGGAGCGGACGAATCCCGGGCCGGCGGCGGCCAGGGCGACCGGCACGACCAGGAAGACCAGGACGACCCGGGCGAAGTGGCCCTGCTGCTGGTGCACGAGGACGCCGCCTGGTGGGTGCAGGGGGTGTACCGATGA
- a CDS encoding error-prone DNA polymerase → MSWFNPPQSWSELEKALSGAGPPPRDERCPADDDPERTRAPHGDGGEPGPAEVPYAELHAHSHFSFLDGAGHPEELVAEAARLGLEAVALTDHDGMYGVVRFAEAAAEHGVRTLFGAELGLGSGGGRASARTGEPDPPDRHLLVLARGPEGYRRLCRAITTAQLRGGEKGRPHYDLAELAAEAAGHWLVLTGCRKGAVRAAWTEGGTPAAAAELDRLVALFGAENVAVELTDHGLPEDSVRNDALFELARSRGLRAVASTAAHLPSPERERIAAVLAAIRARGSLDELDGWLPPSAGAHLRSGAEMARRFARYPGVVAAAAELGRECAFDLRLVAPRLPPFDVPPGRTEAQHLRELTMRGALDRYGPPERNPAAYRQLEHELAVVERLGFPGYFLVVHDIVRFCQEQDILCQGRGSAANSAVCFALRITNADPVRYELLFERFLAPERDGPPDIDLDIESDRREEVIQYVYGLHGRTHAAQVANVISYRPKSAVRDVARALGHSPGQQDAWSKRVESWHELPADEEIPAQVRELADELIGFPRHLGIHSGGMVLCDRPVSEVCPVEWARMPGRTVLQWDKDDCAAAGLVKFDLLGLGMLSALHYAIDLVAEHHGRRVDLGELDLADDAVYEMLRRADAIGVFQVESRAQLATLPRLKPREFYDLVVEVALIRPGPIQGGSVHPYIRRRNGLEEWDYEHPLMAGALAKTLGVPLFQEQLMQLAVDVAGFSPAEADELRRAMGAKRSGTRMRRLRDRLFAGMAANGIGDELAERVYARLLAFSNYGFPESHALSFALLVFASAWFKRYYPAAFCAALLKAQPMGFYSPQSLAADARRHGVRVLGPDVNASRVRADLEPDERSDGGQAVRLGVASVRTVGEAVAERLVAERAEHGPFADLPDVARRVGLSAPQMEALATAGAFGCFGLSRREALWNAAAAAADRPDRLPGTTVSAAAPVLPGMDGVELAAADVWATGVSPDSFPVQFVRSRLDGWGAVPAAGLAEVAHGTRVLVGGAVTHRQRPGTAGGITFLNLEDETGMVNVVCSPGLWARYRSVARGSAALLVRGTVERSEGVVNLRADRLQRLDMRIPSTSRDFC, encoded by the coding sequence ATGAGCTGGTTCAACCCGCCGCAGAGCTGGTCGGAGCTGGAGAAGGCGCTGTCCGGCGCCGGGCCCCCGCCGCGCGACGAGCGCTGTCCCGCCGACGACGACCCCGAGCGGACCCGCGCGCCCCACGGGGACGGCGGCGAACCCGGGCCGGCCGAAGTCCCCTACGCGGAGCTGCACGCGCACTCGCACTTCAGCTTCCTGGACGGCGCCGGCCACCCGGAGGAGCTGGTCGCCGAAGCCGCCCGCCTCGGCCTGGAAGCGGTGGCGCTGACCGATCACGACGGCATGTACGGGGTGGTGCGCTTCGCGGAGGCCGCCGCCGAGCACGGCGTGCGTACCCTCTTCGGCGCCGAACTGGGCCTGGGCAGCGGCGGCGGCCGGGCTTCCGCCCGCACCGGCGAACCGGACCCGCCGGACCGGCACCTGCTGGTGCTGGCCCGCGGCCCGGAGGGCTACCGCCGGTTGTGCCGGGCGATCACCACGGCGCAGCTGCGCGGCGGGGAGAAGGGCCGCCCGCACTACGACCTGGCGGAGCTGGCGGCGGAGGCCGCGGGGCACTGGCTGGTGCTGACCGGCTGCCGCAAGGGCGCGGTGCGCGCGGCGTGGACCGAGGGCGGGACGCCCGCGGCCGCGGCGGAGCTGGACCGGCTGGTGGCGCTGTTCGGCGCCGAGAACGTGGCCGTGGAGCTCACCGACCACGGGCTGCCGGAGGATTCGGTGCGCAACGACGCCCTGTTCGAGCTGGCGCGCAGCCGCGGGCTGCGGGCGGTGGCGTCCACGGCGGCGCACCTGCCCTCCCCGGAGCGGGAGCGGATCGCCGCGGTGCTGGCGGCGATCCGGGCGCGCGGCAGCCTGGACGAGCTGGACGGCTGGCTGCCGCCGTCGGCGGGCGCGCACCTGCGGTCCGGCGCGGAGATGGCTCGCCGGTTCGCCCGCTACCCGGGGGTGGTGGCCGCGGCCGCCGAGCTGGGCCGGGAGTGCGCGTTCGACCTGCGGCTGGTGGCGCCGCGGCTGCCGCCGTTCGACGTGCCGCCGGGCCGCACGGAGGCCCAGCACCTGCGGGAGCTGACGATGCGGGGCGCGCTGGACCGCTACGGCCCGCCGGAGCGGAACCCGGCCGCGTACCGGCAGCTGGAGCACGAGCTGGCGGTGGTCGAACGGCTGGGCTTCCCCGGCTACTTCCTGGTGGTGCACGACATCGTCCGGTTCTGCCAGGAGCAGGACATCCTGTGCCAGGGCCGGGGTTCGGCGGCGAACTCGGCGGTGTGCTTCGCGCTGCGGATCACGAACGCGGACCCGGTGCGCTACGAGCTGCTGTTCGAGCGGTTCCTCGCCCCGGAGCGGGACGGCCCGCCGGACATCGACCTGGACATCGAGTCGGACCGCCGCGAGGAGGTCATCCAGTACGTGTACGGCCTGCACGGCCGCACGCACGCCGCCCAGGTGGCGAACGTGATCTCGTACCGCCCGAAGTCGGCGGTGCGGGACGTGGCGCGGGCGCTCGGCCACTCGCCGGGCCAGCAGGACGCGTGGAGCAAGCGGGTGGAGTCCTGGCACGAGCTGCCCGCGGACGAGGAGATCCCGGCGCAGGTGCGGGAGCTGGCGGACGAGCTGATCGGTTTCCCCCGCCACCTGGGCATCCACTCCGGCGGCATGGTGCTGTGCGACCGGCCGGTGAGCGAGGTGTGCCCGGTGGAGTGGGCGCGGATGCCGGGCCGCACGGTGCTGCAGTGGGACAAGGACGACTGCGCCGCCGCGGGGCTGGTGAAGTTCGACCTGCTGGGGCTGGGCATGCTCTCGGCGCTGCACTACGCGATCGACCTGGTCGCCGAGCACCACGGCCGCCGGGTGGACCTCGGCGAGCTGGACCTGGCCGACGACGCGGTGTACGAGATGCTGCGCCGCGCCGACGCGATCGGCGTGTTCCAGGTGGAGAGCCGCGCGCAGCTGGCGACGCTGCCGCGGTTGAAGCCGCGCGAGTTCTACGACCTGGTGGTGGAGGTGGCGCTGATCCGCCCCGGCCCCATCCAGGGCGGTTCGGTGCACCCGTACATCCGCCGCCGCAACGGGCTGGAGGAGTGGGACTACGAGCACCCGCTGATGGCGGGGGCGCTGGCGAAGACGCTGGGCGTCCCGCTGTTCCAGGAGCAGCTGATGCAGCTGGCGGTGGACGTCGCGGGCTTCTCGCCCGCGGAGGCCGACGAGCTGCGCCGGGCGATGGGCGCGAAGCGCTCGGGAACGCGGATGCGGCGGCTGCGGGACCGGTTGTTCGCGGGCATGGCGGCGAACGGCATCGGCGACGAGCTGGCGGAGCGGGTGTACGCGCGGCTGCTGGCGTTCTCGAACTACGGGTTCCCGGAGAGCCACGCGTTGAGCTTCGCGCTGCTGGTGTTCGCCAGCGCCTGGTTCAAGCGCTACTACCCGGCGGCGTTCTGCGCGGCGCTGCTGAAGGCGCAGCCGATGGGGTTCTACTCGCCGCAGTCGCTGGCCGCGGACGCGCGCAGGCACGGCGTGCGGGTGCTGGGCCCGGACGTGAACGCGAGCCGGGTGCGCGCCGACCTGGAGCCGGACGAGCGTTCGGACGGCGGGCAGGCGGTGCGGCTGGGCGTGGCGTCGGTGCGCACCGTCGGCGAGGCCGTCGCGGAGCGGCTGGTGGCGGAGCGGGCCGAGCACGGCCCGTTCGCGGACCTGCCGGACGTGGCGCGGCGGGTGGGCCTGTCGGCGCCGCAGATGGAGGCGCTGGCGACGGCGGGCGCGTTCGGCTGTTTCGGCCTGTCCCGCCGGGAGGCGCTGTGGAACGCGGCCGCCGCGGCGGCGGACCGGCCGGACCGGTTGCCGGGCACCACGGTGTCGGCGGCGGCGCCGGTGCTGCCGGGGATGGACGGGGTGGAGCTGGCCGCGGCGGACGTGTGGGCGACGGGCGTGTCGCCGGACAGCTTCCCGGTGCAGTTCGTGCGGTCCCGCCTGGACGGTTGGGGAGCGGTCCCGGCCGCGGGGCTGGCGGAGGTGGCGCACGGGACGCGGGTGCTGGTGGGCGGTGCGGTGACGCACCGGCAGCGCCCGGGGACGGCGGGCGGCATCACGTTCCTGAACCTGGAGGACGAGACGGGGATGGTCAACGTGGTGTGCTCGCCGGGCCTGTGGGCGCGCTACCGCTCGGTGGCGCGGGGCAGCGCGGCGCTGCTGGTGCGCGGGACGGTGGAGCGCTCCGAGGGGGTGGTGAACCTGCGGGCGGACCGCTTGCAGCGCCTCGACATGAGAATTCCCTCGACATCCCGCGACTTCTGCTGA
- a CDS encoding ArgE/DapE family deacylase yields the protein MTTSRSSTEHGEPARTDLERAALAAIDLDGVLRDLRELVAIPSVGGSRGEQDAQQWCADRLRGLGHRVDHWRIDLDELAAQPGFPGQEAERDVAHGCVGVLGDGEPALVFCGHTDVVPPGDLDRWPDRDPYALRVHDGVAAGRGTCDMKGGIAAFLGALEALRTAGIPLRRPVGVHAVVGEEDGGLGAFATLRRGHRAQAVVLAEPSGGDVVAANGGSLTFRLEVPGQSTHGSTRLRGVNAVDGLAGLLPALRELEARRNADPDPLVAHLDLPYPLSVGVVRAGDWASTVPDLAVAEGRYGVRLDEDLDTAKAEFTAAVAEACAADPWLAEHPVRVSWPGGVFASGRLPAGHPLLDETRGAIRDAGGAEPRVLGAPYGTDLRLYAAAGVPTLQFGPGDIRYAHAHDEHVPLADLEQAVRTYVLLALRRCEPAG from the coding sequence GTGACCACCTCGCGCAGCAGCACTGAGCACGGCGAACCCGCCCGCACCGACCTCGAACGGGCCGCGCTGGCGGCCATCGACCTCGACGGGGTGCTGCGGGACCTGCGGGAGCTCGTCGCCATTCCCAGCGTCGGCGGCAGCCGCGGCGAGCAGGACGCGCAGCAGTGGTGCGCCGACCGGCTCCGCGGGCTCGGGCACCGGGTGGACCACTGGCGCATCGACCTCGACGAGCTCGCCGCGCAGCCCGGCTTCCCCGGCCAGGAGGCCGAACGGGACGTGGCGCACGGCTGCGTCGGCGTCCTCGGCGACGGCGAACCGGCGCTGGTGTTCTGCGGCCACACCGACGTGGTGCCGCCCGGCGACCTGGACCGCTGGCCGGACCGCGACCCGTACGCGCTGCGCGTGCACGACGGCGTCGCCGCCGGCCGCGGCACCTGCGACATGAAGGGCGGCATCGCGGCGTTCCTCGGCGCCCTGGAGGCGCTGCGCACCGCGGGCATCCCGCTGCGGCGGCCCGTCGGGGTGCACGCGGTCGTCGGCGAGGAGGACGGCGGGCTCGGCGCGTTCGCGACGTTGCGCCGCGGGCACCGGGCGCAGGCCGTCGTGCTCGCCGAACCCAGCGGTGGCGATGTCGTCGCCGCCAACGGCGGCTCGCTCACCTTCCGGCTGGAAGTGCCCGGGCAGAGCACGCACGGCTCCACCCGGCTGCGCGGGGTGAACGCGGTCGACGGGCTCGCCGGGCTGCTGCCCGCGCTGCGGGAGCTGGAGGCGCGGCGCAACGCCGACCCGGATCCGCTGGTCGCGCACCTGGACCTGCCGTACCCGCTGTCGGTCGGCGTGGTGCGCGCCGGGGACTGGGCCAGCACGGTGCCCGACCTCGCCGTCGCCGAAGGCCGGTACGGGGTGCGGCTGGACGAGGACCTCGACACCGCGAAGGCCGAGTTCACCGCCGCCGTCGCCGAAGCCTGCGCCGCCGACCCGTGGCTCGCCGAGCACCCGGTGCGGGTGAGCTGGCCCGGCGGCGTGTTCGCCAGCGGGCGGCTCCCGGCGGGCCACCCGCTGCTGGACGAGACCCGCGGCGCGATCCGCGACGCGGGCGGTGCGGAGCCGCGGGTGCTCGGCGCCCCCTACGGCACCGACCTGCGGCTGTACGCGGCCGCCGGCGTGCCGACGCTGCAGTTCGGCCCTGGCGACATCCGCTACGCGCACGCCCACGACGAGCACGTGCCCCTCGCCGACCTGGAGCAGGCCGTGCGCACCTACGTGCTGCTCGCCCTCCGCCGCTGCGAACCGGCCGGCTGA
- a CDS encoding universal stress protein has product MAEGDKIEREFEIGKDGLGGIVVGMDGSPASFHAASWAAGLARRERARLVLVYVEAVGGVAYWSPMGVAVASEAAESLVEELKKEVVAHLRYIDIDWDFVHHRGDPAVGLEQVAEQYRADLIVVGRSRRRGGLLGTVPATLVVEAVRPVVVVP; this is encoded by the coding sequence GTGGCCGAGGGCGACAAGATCGAGCGCGAGTTCGAGATCGGGAAAGACGGGCTGGGCGGCATCGTCGTGGGCATGGACGGCAGCCCGGCGAGCTTCCACGCCGCCTCGTGGGCGGCGGGACTGGCCCGTCGGGAGCGAGCGCGCCTCGTCCTGGTCTACGTGGAGGCCGTGGGCGGCGTCGCCTACTGGTCCCCGATGGGGGTGGCGGTGGCCAGCGAAGCCGCCGAGAGCCTCGTCGAGGAGTTGAAGAAGGAGGTCGTGGCGCACCTGCGCTACATCGACATCGACTGGGACTTCGTGCACCACCGCGGTGATCCGGCGGTGGGCCTGGAGCAGGTCGCCGAGCAGTACCGGGCCGACCTGATCGTGGTGGGCCGGTCCCGGCGCCGCGGCGGACTGCTGGGCACGGTGCCCGCGACGCTGGTGGTGGAAGCGGTGCGGCCGGTCGTCGTGGTCCCCTGA
- a CDS encoding pentapeptide repeat-containing protein — protein MQEDLRTLGEDFSDAVLTGAEWDGREFAHCDFTDADLGLLRARNCVFTECTFRRTDLAESRIRACAFRSCRFDRAVLRDSRWEGCSLLGSSFVDCRLRQWKPGETDLTLVGMGRADLRGLDLRGVRFREANLGEADLRRCDLREADLMGARLLGTRFEEADLRGAIIDADGLAQSVLAGARVDVNTALAFAAAKGLRVD, from the coding sequence ATGCAAGAGGATCTGCGCACCCTCGGCGAGGACTTCTCCGACGCGGTGCTGACCGGTGCGGAATGGGACGGCCGTGAATTCGCGCACTGCGATTTCACCGATGCCGACCTCGGTCTGCTGCGCGCGCGGAACTGCGTGTTCACCGAATGCACCTTCCGCCGCACCGATCTCGCCGAGTCGCGGATCCGGGCGTGCGCGTTCCGCTCCTGCCGGTTCGACCGGGCGGTGCTGCGCGATTCCCGGTGGGAGGGGTGCAGCCTGCTCGGTTCGTCCTTCGTGGACTGCCGGTTGCGGCAGTGGAAGCCGGGGGAGACGGACCTGACGCTGGTGGGGATGGGCCGCGCCGACCTGCGCGGGCTGGACCTGCGCGGCGTCCGGTTCCGGGAGGCGAACCTCGGCGAAGCCGACCTGCGCCGCTGCGACCTGCGGGAGGCCGACCTGATGGGCGCGCGGCTGCTCGGCACCCGGTTCGAGGAGGCCGACCTGCGCGGCGCGATCATCGACGCCGACGGACTCGCGCAGAGCGTGCTGGCGGGCGCACGGGTGGATGTGAACACCGCCCTGGCGTTCGCCGCCGCGAAGGGCCTCCGCGTCGACTGA
- a CDS encoding glycohydrolase toxin TNT-related protein (This protein contains a domain related to Tuberculosis Necrotizing Toxin, which is the C-terminal effector domain of outer membrane channel protein CpnT, and which has a lethal NAD+-glycohydrolase activity.) — MSRPTAISPEEQEQIARRIGVLLLQAAPEDWQQITVEYRATGEYQDLLGEVAAQDGGTEPWEPPEELWGIFEHLREGMYRPDVGTWLSALYVVERPSSYRIDINFDAEPQWQRPLPRAAYVDELRRYPRTDDNVPDWMREKLDGATAPAEQAGQQPEAPAQQPDPPRQDHAAQEAAPALPRRESRRGEQHEPEPAAFAAEPPAADDPDAGFRTALVFDDFDDQGRPLVATRAPVPQDEIGALRHYLENAPIVLASRDNDDDLLDPNAPASVPSTWHTDGTWVWPGAVPYYLMQYGVPPQPELVEHIRSRRFALGEVDDRTRDAAVRELFDQPEHDGYDEQATGETPRVEEDYAVRLPAPAEPTEIDRPGDSWREENAFESSGAVLGRREKPAERTPADAEPPLITHGEEPEAAFEPGTPVLGRREKPAEDSAPDAGLPLITHDDEPVDQAPAGLGLDEDVAEESGSRHGLGSGADEDLDETQAVLARLHDRLIELGVDGSEYRVGSHSPDARCLLRDEPGWVVTAGEDDLHGDVHFEHADQAAAFLLGSLLLSSTEPLPAAEDQRRRSPAEAPPAEPLRSEHSRPESPRPDADTAEPAAPAPEPEPAGFATADGSEVEQPGRSERFAAFGSTPDSPAAGLFTDHRADEAAELPQRGDRAARDLGETAEARPAEAEVFEAQQPFAAQSSEAQPFAAQSFDAQPAEAQAAGTPAVDAAEAQATDSQAEPEQESADAADQRSALGDLPRRGAPAEPAQRQPAPGTGGHFLFTANQAPEQEPADEGGFQTAAPDAEATRFQPMPNVNGAAPNGFAQNPAAQNPAAQNPAAHAPGTQAPGTQAPGAQTPVQPGSQHPQAPQPGSQGPAPQGPQGGPANPPLPQRGQRPEQDQAGRPGAPGPQGPHGGPGAAPTGGADRRPGPSGPGMAGPPRQGPGPQGQAPQQGEPQGRPGGPIKRPPQNAPGEQPHPPQQQQQATGNIQPLRGEPPLTLYRDRRNLVLQPGTELDRFGDPAGNVTYAAHTPYNQRSLPPQWSTRGYAAFRVQRPLQALRGTAVPWFEQPGGGTAYVLPGSVSDLVADGTLQEIGDAQRPPME, encoded by the coding sequence ATGTCGCGTCCGACAGCGATCAGTCCGGAAGAGCAGGAACAGATAGCCCGCAGGATCGGCGTCCTGCTGTTGCAGGCCGCACCTGAGGACTGGCAGCAGATCACGGTCGAGTACCGCGCCACGGGCGAGTACCAGGATCTGCTCGGGGAGGTCGCCGCCCAGGACGGTGGCACCGAGCCGTGGGAGCCGCCCGAAGAGCTGTGGGGGATCTTCGAGCACCTGCGGGAAGGCATGTACCGCCCCGACGTGGGTACGTGGCTCAGCGCGCTCTACGTGGTGGAGCGCCCGTCGAGCTACCGCATCGACATCAACTTCGACGCCGAGCCGCAGTGGCAGCGCCCGCTGCCGCGCGCCGCGTACGTCGACGAGCTCCGCCGCTACCCGCGCACCGACGACAACGTGCCGGACTGGATGCGGGAGAAGCTGGACGGCGCGACCGCGCCCGCGGAGCAGGCCGGCCAGCAGCCGGAAGCGCCCGCGCAGCAGCCCGATCCGCCGCGGCAGGACCACGCCGCGCAGGAGGCCGCCCCCGCTCTCCCGCGCCGGGAGTCGCGCCGCGGCGAGCAGCACGAGCCGGAACCGGCCGCGTTCGCCGCGGAACCGCCTGCGGCGGACGACCCGGACGCGGGATTCCGGACGGCGCTGGTGTTCGACGACTTCGACGACCAGGGCCGCCCGCTGGTGGCGACCCGGGCGCCGGTGCCCCAGGACGAGATCGGCGCGCTGCGCCACTACCTGGAGAACGCGCCGATCGTGCTCGCGTCCCGCGACAACGACGACGACCTGCTCGACCCGAACGCCCCCGCTTCGGTGCCCTCGACCTGGCACACCGACGGGACGTGGGTGTGGCCGGGCGCGGTGCCCTACTACCTGATGCAGTACGGCGTGCCGCCGCAGCCGGAGCTCGTCGAGCACATCCGCTCGCGCCGCTTCGCGCTCGGCGAGGTGGACGACCGCACCCGGGACGCCGCGGTGCGCGAGCTGTTCGACCAGCCCGAGCACGACGGGTACGACGAGCAGGCCACCGGCGAGACGCCGCGCGTCGAGGAGGACTACGCGGTGCGGCTGCCCGCGCCCGCCGAGCCGACCGAGATCGACCGGCCCGGCGACTCGTGGCGGGAGGAGAACGCGTTCGAGTCGAGCGGTGCGGTGCTCGGCCGCCGCGAGAAGCCCGCCGAGCGCACCCCGGCCGACGCCGAACCGCCGCTGATCACGCACGGCGAGGAACCCGAGGCCGCTTTCGAACCGGGTACCCCGGTGCTCGGGCGCCGCGAGAAGCCGGCCGAGGACTCCGCGCCGGACGCCGGGCTCCCGCTGATCACCCACGACGACGAGCCGGTCGACCAGGCTCCCGCCGGGCTCGGCCTGGACGAGGACGTGGCCGAGGAGTCCGGTTCGCGGCACGGCCTCGGCAGCGGCGCGGACGAGGACCTCGACGAGACGCAGGCCGTGCTGGCGCGGCTGCACGACCGGCTCATCGAACTGGGCGTGGACGGCAGCGAGTACCGCGTCGGCAGCCACTCCCCCGACGCGCGCTGCCTGCTGCGCGATGAGCCCGGCTGGGTGGTGACCGCCGGCGAGGACGACCTGCACGGCGACGTCCACTTCGAGCACGCCGACCAGGCGGCGGCCTTCCTGCTCGGCAGTCTGCTGCTGTCCAGCACCGAGCCGCTGCCCGCCGCCGAGGACCAGCGGCGGCGCTCGCCGGCGGAAGCCCCGCCGGCGGAGCCGCTGCGTTCGGAGCACTCGCGGCCGGAATCCCCGCGGCCGGACGCGGACACCGCGGAACCCGCCGCGCCCGCGCCGGAGCCGGAACCCGCCGGGTTCGCCACCGCGGACGGGTCCGAAGTGGAGCAGCCGGGTCGCTCGGAGCGGTTCGCCGCGTTCGGCAGCACGCCCGACTCCCCCGCGGCCGGTCTGTTCACCGACCACCGGGCGGACGAGGCCGCCGAGCTCCCGCAGCGCGGTGACCGCGCGGCCCGGGACCTCGGTGAGACCGCGGAAGCCCGGCCCGCCGAGGCGGAGGTCTTCGAGGCGCAGCAGCCCTTCGCGGCCCAGTCCTCCGAGGCGCAGCCCTTCGCGGCCCAGTCCTTCGACGCCCAGCCCGCCGAAGCGCAGGCGGCCGGGACCCCGGCCGTCGACGCCGCCGAAGCGCAGGCCACCGACAGCCAGGCCGAGCCGGAGCAGGAGTCCGCGGACGCCGCCGACCAGCGCTCCGCGCTCGGCGACCTGCCGCGCCGCGGCGCCCCGGCCGAACCCGCGCAGCGCCAGCCCGCGCCCGGCACCGGCGGGCACTTCCTGTTCACCGCCAACCAGGCACCCGAACAGGAACCCGCGGACGAGGGCGGTTTCCAGACGGCGGCACCGGACGCGGAGGCGACCCGGTTCCAGCCGATGCCGAACGTGAACGGGGCGGCGCCAAACGGCTTCGCCCAGAACCCGGCAGCGCAGAACCCGGCGGCGCAGAACCCGGCGGCGCACGCTCCGGGCACGCAGGCACCGGGCACGCAGGCACCGGGGGCGCAGACTCCCGTGCAGCCGGGCTCGCAGCACCCGCAGGCCCCGCAGCCCGGATCGCAGGGCCCGGCACCGCAGGGCCCGCAGGGCGGCCCGGCGAACCCGCCGCTGCCGCAGCGCGGCCAGCGCCCCGAGCAGGACCAGGCGGGACGTCCGGGCGCGCCCGGACCGCAGGGCCCGCACGGCGGCCCCGGCGCCGCTCCGACCGGGGGCGCCGACCGCCGTCCCGGCCCGTCCGGGCCGGGCATGGCCGGACCGCCGCGGCAGGGACCGGGACCGCAGGGCCAGGCCCCGCAGCAGGGCGAACCGCAGGGCCGTCCCGGCGGGCCGATCAAGCGCCCGCCGCAGAACGCCCCCGGTGAGCAGCCGCACCCGCCGCAGCAACAGCAGCAGGCGACGGGGAACATCCAGCCGCTGCGCGGCGAACCGCCGTTGACGCTGTACCGGGACCGGCGCAACCTCGTGCTGCAGCCCGGCACCGAGCTGGACCGCTTCGGCGACCCGGCGGGCAACGTCACCTACGCGGCCCACACGCCGTACAACCAGCGGTCGCTGCCGCCGCAGTGGTCCACCCGCGGGTACGCGGCGTTCCGCGTGCAGCGGCCCCTGCAGGCGCTGCGCGGCACGGCGGTGCCGTGGTTCGAGCAGCCCGGTGGGGGCACGGCCTACGTGCTGCCCGGCTCGGTCAGCGACCTCGTCGCCGACGGCACCCTCCAGGAGATCGGGGACGCCCAGCGCCCGCCGATGGAGTGA